In a genomic window of Candidatus Moranella endobia PCIT:
- the fusA gene encoding elongation factor G, producing MARMTPIARYRNIGISAHIDAGKTTTTERILFYTGVNHKIGEVHNGAATMDWMAQEQERGITITSAATTCFWSGMAKQFDSHRINIIDTPGHVDFTIEVERSMRVLDGTVMVYCAVGGVQPQSETVWRQANKYKVPRIAFVNKMDRMGANYLRVVEQLRTRLAANPVPIQLAIGAEEKFTGIVDLVKMKAINWSEADQGVTFTYEDIPADLNELSNKWHQYLVESAVEASEELMAKYLNGEQLTEEELKKGLRQRVLNNEIMLVTCGSAFKNKGVQAMLDAIIEYLPSPTDIAAINGVLDDGETHAERYSKDDEPFSALAFKIASDPFVGNLTFFRVYSGIVNSGDTVFNSVKDKRERFGRIVQMHANKREEIKEVRAGDIAAAIGLKDVTTGDTLCDPSAPIILERMDFPEPVISVAVEPKTKADQEKMGLALGRLAQEDPSFRVRIDEESGQTIIAGMGELHLEILVDRMRREFNVAANVGKPQVAYRETIRATVEQEGKFIRQSGGRGQFGHVWLRLEPMDPSGKLYEFMNEIIGGVVPKEYIPAVDKGVQEQLKSGVLAGYPIVNVRVTVFDGSYHEVDSSEMAFKIAGSIAFKEGFLKAKPVLLEPIMKVEVETPEEYMGDVIGDLNRRRGIIDGMENITHGNTIHAQVPLSEMFGYATDLRSQTQGRASYSMEFLKYNEAPNNVAQAIIETRRVVS from the coding sequence ATGGCTCGTATGACCCCCATTGCACGCTATCGTAATATCGGTATCAGTGCTCACATCGACGCAGGTAAAACCACTACTACTGAACGTATTTTGTTCTATACTGGTGTAAATCACAAGATCGGTGAAGTTCATAATGGCGCAGCAACCATGGACTGGATGGCACAGGAGCAGGAGCGTGGTATCACTATCACGTCGGCAGCTACCACCTGTTTCTGGTCCGGCATGGCAAAACAGTTTGATTCGCACCGCATCAATATCATCGATACTCCAGGACACGTTGACTTCACAATAGAAGTAGAACGTTCCATGCGCGTACTAGATGGTACTGTCATGGTTTATTGTGCTGTAGGTGGCGTTCAGCCGCAGTCTGAAACTGTATGGCGTCAGGCAAACAAATATAAAGTGCCGCGTATTGCTTTCGTTAATAAAATGGACCGCATGGGTGCCAATTACCTTAGAGTAGTTGAACAGCTGAGAACCCGTCTGGCCGCTAACCCAGTTCCGATTCAACTGGCTATTGGTGCAGAAGAAAAATTCACCGGCATCGTAGACCTAGTTAAAATGAAAGCAATCAACTGGAGTGAAGCGGACCAGGGCGTCACCTTCACTTATGAAGACATACCTGCTGATTTGAATGAACTGTCTAACAAATGGCACCAGTACCTAGTGGAATCAGCGGTTGAAGCGTCTGAAGAGCTTATGGCAAAATACCTGAACGGCGAACAGCTGACAGAAGAAGAGCTGAAGAAAGGTCTGCGCCAGCGAGTTTTGAACAACGAAATTATGCTCGTTACCTGTGGTTCTGCGTTCAAAAACAAGGGCGTGCAAGCGATGCTGGATGCGATCATAGAATATCTGCCGTCACCAACCGACATTGCAGCCATCAACGGCGTACTTGACGATGGTGAAACCCATGCGGAGCGTTACTCCAAAGATGATGAGCCGTTCTCAGCGCTGGCGTTCAAAATCGCCAGCGATCCTTTCGTCGGCAACCTGACCTTTTTCCGCGTCTACTCCGGCATAGTTAACTCCGGTGATACTGTGTTTAACTCGGTGAAGGATAAGCGCGAACGTTTCGGCCGTATCGTACAGATGCACGCCAATAAACGGGAAGAAATCAAAGAAGTGCGCGCTGGTGATATAGCGGCAGCCATTGGACTGAAAGACGTTACGACCGGTGATACCCTGTGCGATCCGTCGGCGCCTATTATACTTGAGCGCATGGACTTTCCAGAACCGGTTATCTCCGTAGCAGTGGAACCGAAAACTAAGGCTGATCAAGAAAAAATGGGCTTGGCTCTAGGACGTCTAGCGCAGGAAGATCCTTCTTTCCGAGTGCGGATCGATGAAGAGTCAGGTCAGACTATTATCGCAGGTATGGGTGAGCTACACCTGGAAATTCTAGTCGACCGTATGCGTAGAGAATTCAATGTGGCAGCCAACGTCGGTAAACCGCAGGTTGCATACCGCGAAACGATACGCGCCACCGTCGAACAGGAAGGTAAATTTATTCGGCAATCTGGTGGTAGGGGGCAGTTCGGTCATGTATGGCTCCGTCTTGAACCAATGGATCCGAGTGGTAAATTATATGAATTTATGAACGAAATTATCGGCGGTGTGGTGCCGAAAGAATACATTCCAGCGGTTGATAAAGGCGTTCAGGAACAGCTTAAGAGCGGTGTGCTAGCTGGTTATCCGATCGTAAACGTCCGCGTTACCGTCTTCGATGGTTCTTACCACGAAGTAGACTCTTCGGAAATGGCGTTCAAAATTGCCGGTTCCATAGCTTTTAAAGAAGGCTTCTTGAAAGCAAAACCAGTTCTGCTGGAACCAATCATGAAGGTTGAAGTGGAAACACCAGAAGAATACATGGGTGACGTAATTGGTGACTTGAACCGTCGGCGTGGCATTATTGATGGAATGGAAAACATCACACACGGTAACACCATCCATGCGCAGGTACCTTTATCGGAAATGTTCGGTTATGCTACTGATCTGCGTTCACAGACGCAGGGACGTGCTTCTTACTCTATGGAGTTTCTTAAGTATAATGAAGCACCTAACAACGTTGCTCAGGCTATTATCGAAACTCGTAGAGTTGTGTCTTAG